The genome window CGCTTGTTGGTGCCAAAGACAGTGGCAGACTTGATTTTGTGGTTGCCAGTAGGGATGAAGAGGCTGGAGTCCATACAGTTTAGGATGTGGATGTAGAGTTTGTCACCTTGCTGTGTACTCACTCCCCATTCGTGTGGAGCAACGATGCCACCACGAGTGCCGTAGATGGTTTCACCATATTTGTTCAGCCATTCACCGATAGCCTGAAGACGGTTGAGGGCAAGTTCGGGAAGAGCTCCACCTGGCTCTGGACCGATGTTGAGGAGGAGGTTGGCATTCTTACCGGCAGCACGAACAAGCATTTGGATCAGTTCCTTTGGTGACTTGTAGAGGGTATCGGTGATGTTGTAACCCCAATGCTCGTTGATAGTCTGGCATGACTCCAATGGCAGACGGCTGATGCTCTGACCAGACAGACCAGCCTTGTTCTCACCCGGCAGGTCACGTTCAAAGATTTGAATATCCTCACCAGCGAAAGGAGTCTGGTGATGGTTGTTACCGATGAGACACTGTGGCTGCAGTTTGTGAATCAATGCATACTGCTCCTCTAACTGCCAGTCGAAAGGCTTGGCGTCACTGTCATGATCCCACCAGCCATCAAACCAGATTGCACCCACCTTTCCATAGTTTGTGAGGAGTTCTGTCAACTGTGTGTTCATGAACTTGTAATAGCTTGGCCAGTCTGCCTTTTCTTTTGGACGACCCGTTCCTGTTCCCGTTCTACCCACAGGATAGTCCTCCCGTCCCCAGTCGAGGTGTGAATAATAAAGATGCAGCTTTATGTCGTGTCGCTTGCAGGCATCTGCTAATTCTTTGATAATATCACGTTTGAAAGGTGAACCATCAACAGAGT of Prevotella fusca JCM 17724 contains these proteins:
- a CDS encoding alpha-L-fucosidase; this encodes MKKTLLFIATLLASYVGMAQETYQPTAENLKARKQFQDEKFGIFLHWGLYSMMGTTEWIMTNRDINYKEYPKLAKTFYPSEFDANAWVKAIKAAGAKYITITTRHHDGFSLYKTATSTYNSVDGSPFKRDIIKELADACKRHDIKLHLYYSHLDWGREDYPVGRTGTGTGRPKEKADWPSYYKFMNTQLTELLTNYGKVGAIWFDGWWDHDSDAKPFDWQLEEQYALIHKLQPQCLIGNNHHQTPFAGEDIQIFERDLPGENKAGLSGQSISRLPLESCQTINEHWGYNITDTLYKSPKELIQMLVRAAGKNANLLLNIGPEPGGALPELALNRLQAIGEWLNKYGETIYGTRGGIVAPHEWGVSTQQGDKLYIHILNCMDSSLFIPTGNHKIKSATVFGTNKRVNFTKTGNGITLNLDTVPTDIDYIVELTL